In Winkia neuii, a genomic segment contains:
- a CDS encoding Ig-like domain repeat protein — protein MLLTRRFVLAALTSFLLALGSLAALGFSALAADEPAPGNSAEPSSQASTTKEPTSPDSPKPTDPPAKVKPVLGVSLYTKEGKVIRPYEGKTLKGKQEIYVGATVKDEYFQDFEKKRDKEDRDVVEVGMSGGGVSQWIPLSSKHFLKKPGEPALTYWTPATSATHLAKFVVPPNHGAKLTFTARPAEAIANQDEWDEKTNKTVTAVVDTVAPKFTGIAYIQVAGDESLREEGQEVSVTGPRSIRVAAEDQVPEGVATGDEDPIRDPKITASYAGSPLRVEKHKPFNYDIVLSKPGKYELGLLKITATDKVGNWNTKTAATIRKRNMKDLPFPSSIQIRSKEKSDVQVVVDRKIVAGKDAHQADVPTYVARDSSVYVRSRKQEFAEKLEKLRASLLLHQSESKRINLLRVTREEGEPGEVVGPVDVCPFERNSQLPTRDPDGYFYYKCPDKIFGSVNSPDTDMKQRNGKYTFSPTSEEPLGLFNPGSVILDGKKPQVSFKGGPSQSGHNKFIPKIPKLKIKDNPYQNLSAMVVSQKTGSTQYAFYFWDELPEGQLTAKQKNEAGRFSDTPNTSGLNKSTLRVELPAPRDLTGKEIGPAKTLTPDNPGGELVGPDRNNLAAFQINAEGLYRMDQIKVHIADNAGNMLEVPLAKLLGDKVKYDVLVVDRRETSVQGAQVRVQKAKGTPESTSPELYYRGDVNISYTVSDRWFPLYVTQEDLPAGFFSIELKEHPKDPASRYQVVPQKFSFNEFVQVERDRWQLGGIKLPRAKDNPKMPKEGAYNLKWAYRGFAEEKTEGNVEKSFTIDYTGPKLGKLQVSPTGVVHAPWIFASSTFEATLGEIEDTVSGIDDKALGFKYYESNMADSAKPALGFSNVLADQERNPKPKLQYKAVKADMIGTATFRMSGDSQRLRFDQTAIGLTDKAGNPADTGYLGEFKDSDLPTDKQGKRPVGVVVDKSAPTVEVAFDNNNARNQKYYKAGRTATVTVKESNFDLLRKLDRAQVVVTNSRDGNAFTVPVEQFENPSGDKRTWVYRHRYDADGDWKLRAEVTDLAGRKSNAVEDEFVLDKLEPQLTVTFDNNHPTNGMYYNHPRTATVTIVDRNFSQADSPVVVQARDDAGRPTGAPSGGWAKTGKDTWSMRIPFTGESHYALLAKATDMAGNAAHEVKEPEFVIDTTKPEIKIGGVENLTAYSGTVRPVVVADDTNLDHSRVEYRLNGNYRGAVTDLLTRTKESDNHEEIIYDDFDRDPKVDDIYQLNAKVTDMAGNSTEVMKTFSVNRFGSTYLFEGNTGNLRGKYLDAPQNVQVTEVNVSGLENNLTQVQVAKNDQLQTLSPESYSRIGQTTKAGWSATKYTIPAKLFNKAGYYRVLFSSIDKAGNLSQNTMDKKNEAHNATAELKFAIDKQKPQVRTGALESNKVYYDESKDIDVNAKDNLALSAAQIEVDGQVVRTWDGAELDKNVPAYRLAADAQPHDITLRVQDKAGNESVAAYSNVVVARSFWRYLLANPLLLAGVLVGAALVGIGLIALIVALVRRRRRLAYRHNPFGM, from the coding sequence ATGTTGTTGACTCGCCGCTTTGTACTGGCAGCTTTAACGTCGTTTCTGCTCGCACTAGGATCACTGGCCGCGTTGGGATTTAGTGCGCTCGCGGCAGATGAACCGGCGCCTGGAAACAGTGCTGAACCTTCCTCGCAGGCGTCTACTACCAAGGAGCCAACTTCGCCTGATTCGCCTAAGCCGACCGATCCGCCTGCAAAGGTGAAACCCGTCCTGGGAGTGTCTTTGTACACCAAGGAAGGTAAGGTTATCCGCCCATATGAAGGCAAAACGTTGAAGGGCAAGCAAGAGATCTATGTGGGCGCCACTGTAAAAGACGAATACTTCCAAGATTTTGAAAAGAAGAGGGATAAGGAAGATCGCGACGTAGTTGAGGTGGGTATGTCAGGCGGGGGAGTGTCACAGTGGATTCCCCTGTCCTCTAAACATTTCCTGAAGAAGCCCGGCGAGCCTGCCCTCACCTACTGGACGCCGGCTACCTCCGCAACTCACCTCGCCAAGTTTGTGGTGCCGCCTAACCACGGTGCGAAGTTGACCTTTACGGCTAGGCCCGCTGAGGCGATAGCTAACCAAGACGAGTGGGACGAGAAGACGAATAAAACTGTGACGGCCGTAGTAGATACCGTTGCCCCTAAATTTACGGGCATTGCGTATATACAGGTCGCGGGGGACGAATCGCTTCGTGAAGAAGGACAGGAAGTAAGTGTAACCGGCCCCCGCAGTATTCGGGTAGCTGCCGAAGATCAGGTGCCTGAAGGAGTAGCTACTGGGGATGAGGATCCGATCAGAGACCCGAAAATAACCGCAAGCTATGCCGGTAGCCCGTTACGTGTTGAAAAACATAAGCCGTTCAACTACGACATTGTGCTGTCCAAGCCGGGCAAGTACGAGCTTGGCCTTCTAAAAATAACCGCCACCGACAAGGTGGGTAACTGGAACACTAAAACTGCAGCTACGATTCGCAAACGGAATATGAAGGATCTTCCCTTCCCAAGTTCTATTCAGATTAGATCGAAGGAAAAATCTGACGTCCAGGTAGTAGTGGACAGGAAGATAGTTGCTGGCAAGGATGCACATCAGGCGGACGTTCCTACCTATGTTGCCCGCGATTCTAGCGTGTACGTGCGGTCGCGGAAACAGGAGTTTGCGGAAAAGCTTGAAAAGCTGCGCGCCAGTCTACTACTGCATCAGTCGGAGTCTAAGAGAATTAATCTGCTTAGGGTAACGCGCGAAGAGGGCGAGCCGGGCGAGGTAGTTGGTCCGGTAGACGTGTGCCCATTCGAAAGAAACTCCCAGCTGCCTACGCGGGACCCTGACGGTTACTTTTACTACAAATGCCCCGACAAGATATTTGGATCGGTGAATTCCCCCGATACCGACATGAAGCAGCGAAACGGTAAATACACCTTCTCGCCCACCAGCGAAGAACCGTTGGGGCTGTTCAACCCTGGTTCGGTGATCCTTGACGGGAAGAAACCGCAGGTGAGTTTCAAGGGTGGGCCGTCCCAATCCGGACACAATAAGTTCATTCCGAAGATCCCCAAGCTGAAAATCAAGGACAATCCGTACCAGAACCTTTCTGCCATGGTGGTTTCGCAAAAGACTGGGTCTACTCAGTACGCGTTCTATTTCTGGGACGAGCTGCCGGAGGGACAGTTGACAGCCAAGCAGAAGAATGAGGCCGGACGATTTTCAGACACGCCAAACACTTCAGGCCTGAACAAGTCGACATTGCGGGTAGAACTGCCTGCCCCTAGAGACTTGACGGGAAAGGAAATTGGTCCTGCAAAGACATTGACCCCCGACAATCCTGGGGGCGAGCTTGTGGGGCCCGACAGGAACAACTTGGCGGCCTTCCAGATAAATGCAGAGGGTTTGTACAGGATGGATCAGATCAAGGTTCACATTGCTGACAACGCCGGCAACATGCTAGAGGTGCCATTGGCAAAGCTCCTTGGTGACAAGGTTAAGTATGACGTGCTGGTGGTAGACCGCCGCGAGACCTCGGTGCAAGGTGCGCAGGTGAGGGTGCAGAAGGCTAAAGGAACGCCTGAATCGACGAGTCCAGAGCTGTATTACCGCGGCGACGTAAATATCAGCTACACCGTTTCTGACCGGTGGTTCCCGTTGTATGTGACTCAAGAGGATCTGCCTGCAGGTTTCTTTTCAATTGAGCTGAAAGAGCACCCCAAAGACCCAGCTAGTCGATACCAGGTCGTGCCGCAAAAGTTTAGCTTTAACGAATTTGTGCAGGTAGAACGCGACAGGTGGCAGCTTGGCGGGATTAAGCTCCCAAGGGCAAAAGATAACCCGAAGATGCCAAAAGAGGGCGCATACAACCTGAAGTGGGCCTACCGCGGATTCGCTGAAGAGAAGACGGAAGGTAACGTCGAAAAGTCCTTCACCATCGATTACACCGGCCCGAAACTAGGGAAGCTGCAGGTAAGCCCCACCGGGGTGGTCCATGCGCCATGGATTTTCGCTTCTTCGACTTTCGAAGCAACGCTGGGGGAAATTGAGGATACCGTCTCTGGTATTGACGATAAAGCACTCGGATTCAAGTACTACGAATCTAATATGGCTGACTCTGCTAAGCCTGCGCTAGGTTTTTCTAACGTACTTGCAGACCAAGAGCGCAACCCCAAGCCAAAGTTGCAGTACAAAGCCGTGAAAGCGGACATGATTGGTACTGCTACTTTCCGGATGAGTGGTGACAGCCAGAGGCTGCGTTTTGATCAGACCGCTATTGGGCTAACTGACAAGGCAGGCAATCCCGCCGACACTGGTTACCTTGGAGAATTCAAGGATTCTGATTTGCCCACTGACAAGCAAGGCAAGCGTCCGGTGGGAGTTGTTGTAGACAAATCGGCTCCAACAGTAGAGGTTGCCTTTGACAACAACAATGCGCGTAACCAGAAGTATTACAAAGCTGGCCGAACAGCCACGGTGACCGTCAAAGAATCTAACTTTGACCTGCTGCGCAAGCTAGACAGGGCGCAGGTGGTAGTTACCAACAGCCGCGACGGCAATGCCTTCACCGTGCCTGTAGAGCAGTTCGAAAACCCGTCGGGTGACAAGAGGACGTGGGTGTACCGGCACCGTTACGACGCGGATGGTGACTGGAAGCTACGCGCGGAAGTCACTGACCTAGCCGGGCGCAAGTCGAATGCGGTCGAGGACGAATTCGTCCTCGACAAGCTAGAGCCCCAGCTGACAGTCACTTTTGACAATAACCATCCAACCAACGGCATGTACTACAACCACCCGCGCACCGCCACTGTGACGATTGTTGACCGCAACTTCTCGCAGGCCGATTCCCCGGTTGTGGTGCAGGCCCGAGACGATGCGGGGAGGCCAACTGGGGCGCCCTCGGGAGGCTGGGCGAAGACGGGTAAGGACACTTGGAGCATGCGCATCCCGTTCACGGGCGAATCCCATTACGCGCTGCTGGCGAAGGCTACTGACATGGCAGGAAATGCGGCGCACGAAGTAAAGGAACCCGAATTTGTCATCGACACGACCAAACCCGAAATAAAAATCGGTGGAGTCGAAAACCTTACAGCCTATTCCGGAACGGTACGGCCGGTGGTGGTAGCTGACGACACTAACCTGGACCATTCCAGGGTCGAATACAGGCTGAATGGCAACTACCGCGGAGCCGTTACCGACCTGCTAACCAGGACAAAGGAATCGGACAACCACGAAGAGATCATCTATGACGATTTCGATCGCGACCCCAAGGTAGATGACATCTACCAGCTAAATGCCAAGGTCACAGACATGGCCGGCAACTCCACGGAGGTAATGAAGACCTTCTCGGTAAACCGGTTCGGCTCTACCTACCTATTTGAGGGAAATACCGGCAACCTGCGCGGCAAATATTTGGACGCGCCACAAAACGTCCAAGTCACAGAGGTGAACGTATCCGGCCTCGAAAATAACCTGACCCAGGTGCAGGTGGCCAAGAACGACCAGCTGCAAACGCTCAGCCCCGAATCGTATTCCCGCATAGGGCAGACCACTAAGGCAGGGTGGAGCGCCACCAAATACACGATTCCCGCAAAGCTGTTCAATAAGGCTGGCTATTACCGCGTGCTCTTCTCTTCCATAGACAAGGCAGGCAACCTGTCGCAGAACACCATGGACAAGAAGAACGAAGCGCACAATGCTACGGCGGAGTTGAAGTTTGCCATAGACAAACAGAAACCACAGGTGCGCACCGGAGCACTTGAATCCAACAAGGTGTACTACGACGAGTCCAAGGACATCGACGTCAATGCGAAAGACAACTTGGCGCTGTCCGCAGCACAGATCGAGGTCGACGGACAGGTAGTGCGCACATGGGACGGCGCCGAGCTGGACAAGAACGTTCCCGCGTACAGGCTGGCAGCGGACGCTCAGCCCCACGACATCACCTTGCGAGTGCAGGATAAGGCCGGCAACGAGTCGGTGGCCGCCTACTCCAACGTGGTAGTTGCAAGGAGCTTCTGGCGTTACCTCCTAGCCAACCCGCTACTACTAGCCGGTGTCCTAGTAGGCGCAGCATTGGTGGGAATCGGACTGATTGCACTGATAGTCGCCCTGGTGCGCCGCCGTCGCAGGCTGGCCTACCGGCACAACCCCTTCGGCATGTAG
- a CDS encoding WXG100 family type VII secretion target codes for MANMNVTYAELQQVASQLQSGQGELEGILGKLQSLVEQLVSAGFQTDQASGAFQASYSEFTQGAKSAVQGLTGMSQFLNKAQQSMSELDSSLASGLN; via the coding sequence ATGGCGAACATGAATGTTACTTATGCTGAGCTGCAGCAGGTTGCTTCTCAGTTGCAGTCTGGTCAGGGCGAGCTTGAGGGTATTTTGGGTAAGTTGCAGTCTTTGGTGGAGCAGCTGGTTTCGGCTGGTTTTCAGACTGATCAGGCTTCTGGTGCTTTCCAGGCTTCTTACAGCGAGTTTACTCAGGGTGCTAAGTCTGCGGTGCAGGGTCTTACTGGTATGTCGCAGTTCCTGAACAAGGCGCAGCAGTCGATGTCTGAGCTGGACTCCTCGCTGGCATCCGGTCTGAACTAA
- a CDS encoding FHA domain-containing protein: MKWFGWFRKKKSEGIKPVARPARVFAEIPRLPTPVENRVTKAWEVKSQTASAKAPKSAETHKFVLEFSDGQVVPFTSKGACGRGKTGTADYDQYVRVEDPQVSRVHFIFGLDGDGFPWIEDAGSANGTDVVYASGRRQDRCKGVVGLDVRDQIMFGNMSAVVNRVIDNSAL; this comes from the coding sequence ATGAAGTGGTTCGGTTGGTTTAGGAAGAAGAAGTCTGAGGGGATAAAACCGGTGGCTAGGCCTGCTAGGGTGTTCGCCGAGATTCCTAGATTGCCAACCCCGGTCGAGAATCGGGTAACTAAGGCCTGGGAGGTAAAAAGTCAGACCGCTTCCGCCAAGGCGCCAAAGTCGGCTGAGACGCACAAATTTGTGCTCGAGTTTTCTGATGGACAGGTGGTGCCCTTTACTAGTAAGGGAGCCTGTGGTCGAGGAAAGACGGGTACTGCCGATTACGACCAGTATGTGCGAGTGGAGGATCCGCAGGTTTCGCGGGTGCATTTCATATTCGGGTTGGATGGCGACGGTTTTCCATGGATAGAGGACGCCGGTAGCGCTAATGGTACGGATGTTGTTTACGCCAGCGGGAGGCGGCAGGACCGGTGCAAAGGCGTCGTAGGATTGGACGTCCGCGACCAGATCATGTTTGGGAATATGTCGGCAGTGGTAAATAGGGTTATTGATAATTCTGCCCTATGA
- a CDS encoding FtsK/SpoIIIE domain-containing protein, with the protein MKGLITVHDAHADARYTVFLDCADDTPIQEVFPAFGKISVAEPAKSGVAVDGHAVGPEQTLAEVGLREGSWISLYPQGDRALMPYASTDQKDGTVQLRFLSGARTGEVFDVSSGTLSISSFLDPDEASLDSEFMLNIGADGSVSVFPNVKAKRITTKKKRFGRKKKEVELSSGVRVDGKEITEPTEVDPGQEISIPDCIVTVTTTRGEPVPIDTTSKPGKWLYSRPPKIRQKIEDKKYSLPNKPVEPDKSSLPWLTAALPLILCLGLAYFMHNYIFLAFGLMSPLMIVGSYFTGNSQRRKSFKRQMEKYRESKAKTQKEARDAVAREEAHSRVEFPDASQVLDICTRHTSHLWNRRPADDSWLRLRVGTGVVNSHITLTDPSKLDFERVKQWELERFPVSVSLTESGCVGFTGQTSIIFPVLKWAVAQLAALHSTRDLGLYLLAPRANEKVEAAGTPSINWHFAQWIPHFIPQLGQGAVRTIGITAEQVAHRISELVSILDARAEEKRNRSMNTWAGSHIVVIMEHAHLLRQMPGTIRLLKEGPTVGMFMLCVDADERLLPEECETVVTAEGGVLTVASNLGKDITDVMPDLVSDRWLDSVALALAPIEDGSPDAAQLAIPDQSRLLNLLELTPTANEIEGRWASSPRSTACVIGESVDGAFGLDISKDGPHGLIAGTTGSGKSELLQSLVASLAVANTPNALNFVLVDYKGGAAFKDCVHLPHTVGMVTDLDNHLVVRALTSLSAELTYREHMLAQVGAKDLEDYIDLRATKPEAVEIPRLLIVIDEFASLARELPDFVTGLVNIAQRGRSLGIHLLLATQRPGGVVSPEIRANANLRIALRMTDAEESQDVIDAKDAALISKNTPGRAVVRLGSSSLIPFQSARVGGRYIKAEDLVDHSAKAPFMRSVPFVKLGAAPPRRPEAKKARGDVAVTDLKMLVDAIVQVNERLHFPPQREPWLPALQDNIALASLPRVGGQGIRIPFALGDYPQAQKQHAVSIDAASFGNLYIVGTSRTGKSTALRTIAFSAASLYSPAQCHFYCIDAGNGALGPLKAMPHVGAVANRGETQKIDRLLRKLEAEQGKRSAMLSRDGYSNIDEYNQNLAEGEAAIPHVFVLLDSWEGFHSTYETYDTGTMLTRIQSLMREAPSVGIHFIVSGDRALLSGRMSTLAETKILLKLVEPSDYTLIGMKVREVPENMTEGRGFRSDDLAELQIATIGKELSGREESERIRALGTKLREKYLDLPKSLRPFAVEELPTDISVERVWEREEVEGLPEPADLNWPRLSLGVGGDDNSLISYDPVAVPMLPIYGSIQAGKTTALATAINSGLRAGYRVVIVAPKRNMLHRFADRPGVERLITLPTDFTREALEPYVLGADGSPQRTLIAIDDAQLLKEAPAGDWLRDIIGRLDDSRASFVVAGDTEQFPMGFNTWGVRVRGLKMGILLRPDDVLNQDLIGIRLKRAQLNSEGPAGRGFVHIGRLNEAMQVASSGATTKEKRS; encoded by the coding sequence ATGAAAGGGCTAATCACCGTCCACGACGCGCACGCTGATGCGCGCTACACCGTGTTCTTGGATTGCGCAGACGACACCCCAATACAGGAGGTGTTCCCCGCCTTCGGAAAGATCAGCGTGGCCGAACCTGCAAAAAGCGGGGTGGCGGTAGACGGGCACGCGGTTGGGCCCGAGCAAACCCTTGCCGAAGTGGGACTGCGGGAAGGGTCGTGGATCTCGCTGTACCCGCAGGGTGATCGGGCGCTCATGCCCTACGCCAGCACTGACCAAAAGGACGGCACGGTGCAACTGCGGTTCCTCAGCGGAGCTCGCACGGGTGAAGTGTTTGACGTTAGCAGCGGAACACTGTCCATCTCCTCCTTCCTTGACCCCGACGAGGCCTCCCTGGACTCAGAGTTCATGCTGAATATCGGGGCAGACGGGAGCGTATCCGTATTCCCTAACGTCAAAGCCAAGCGCATAACTACCAAAAAGAAGCGTTTCGGGCGAAAGAAAAAAGAGGTCGAACTGTCTTCTGGGGTACGAGTCGACGGTAAGGAAATCACCGAACCCACCGAAGTAGACCCCGGGCAGGAAATATCGATCCCCGACTGCATCGTGACAGTCACAACCACCCGCGGCGAACCAGTCCCCATAGATACGACCTCGAAACCCGGAAAGTGGCTCTATTCCAGGCCTCCAAAGATTCGCCAAAAGATCGAAGACAAGAAGTATTCTCTGCCAAACAAGCCGGTTGAACCCGACAAGTCTTCGCTGCCCTGGCTGACAGCCGCGCTACCCCTAATCCTGTGCCTTGGGCTGGCCTACTTCATGCACAACTACATCTTCTTGGCGTTCGGCCTGATGAGCCCCCTGATGATAGTTGGTTCTTACTTCACCGGGAACTCGCAAAGACGCAAATCCTTCAAACGGCAGATGGAAAAATACCGCGAATCCAAAGCCAAAACCCAGAAGGAAGCGCGCGACGCGGTGGCTCGCGAAGAAGCGCACTCGCGGGTGGAATTCCCCGACGCTTCCCAGGTGTTAGACATTTGCACCAGACACACCTCCCACCTATGGAATCGCAGGCCAGCCGATGATTCATGGCTGCGATTGCGCGTGGGCACCGGCGTGGTGAATTCGCACATTACGCTCACTGACCCGTCGAAGTTAGATTTTGAGCGCGTCAAACAGTGGGAGCTGGAGCGCTTCCCCGTGTCCGTATCCTTGACCGAATCGGGCTGTGTCGGCTTCACCGGACAGACCAGTATTATCTTTCCGGTCCTCAAGTGGGCGGTGGCGCAGCTGGCTGCCCTGCATTCCACTAGGGACCTGGGCTTGTACCTGCTTGCACCCAGGGCAAACGAGAAGGTGGAAGCTGCGGGCACGCCCTCGATAAATTGGCATTTTGCGCAGTGGATTCCCCATTTCATTCCCCAGCTTGGGCAGGGGGCTGTGCGCACGATTGGTATTACCGCCGAGCAGGTGGCCCACCGCATTTCCGAACTGGTGTCGATCTTGGATGCGCGCGCTGAGGAAAAGCGCAATCGGTCAATGAACACTTGGGCGGGTTCGCACATCGTGGTCATCATGGAGCACGCGCACCTGCTCCGCCAGATGCCGGGTACTATTCGGCTGCTCAAGGAGGGGCCGACGGTAGGCATGTTCATGCTGTGCGTGGATGCCGACGAACGGCTGCTCCCCGAAGAATGTGAAACTGTGGTCACTGCCGAGGGCGGCGTCCTGACTGTGGCGTCAAACCTGGGCAAGGATATTACCGACGTCATGCCTGACTTGGTTTCAGACAGGTGGTTGGATTCGGTGGCGTTAGCTCTAGCTCCCATCGAGGACGGCAGCCCAGATGCGGCCCAGCTTGCGATCCCTGATCAATCCAGACTGCTGAATCTTCTGGAGCTAACGCCTACTGCAAACGAGATCGAGGGCAGGTGGGCGTCGAGTCCTAGATCTACGGCATGTGTGATCGGCGAGTCCGTGGACGGCGCCTTCGGGTTAGATATTTCAAAAGATGGCCCTCACGGCCTGATTGCGGGCACCACCGGTTCTGGTAAGTCGGAATTGCTGCAGTCCCTGGTAGCGTCCCTGGCGGTGGCTAACACCCCGAATGCGCTGAACTTCGTCTTGGTTGACTACAAGGGTGGTGCGGCCTTCAAAGACTGTGTTCATTTGCCGCACACGGTGGGCATGGTTACCGACTTGGATAATCACCTGGTTGTGCGCGCGCTGACTTCCCTTAGCGCCGAATTGACTTACCGCGAGCACATGTTGGCACAAGTAGGTGCGAAGGACTTGGAAGACTACATCGACCTGCGGGCTACGAAGCCCGAAGCCGTCGAGATTCCCCGCCTGCTGATCGTTATCGACGAGTTTGCCTCGCTGGCTCGCGAGCTGCCAGACTTCGTTACCGGCCTTGTGAATATTGCTCAGAGGGGCCGTTCGCTGGGCATTCACCTGCTGCTAGCCACCCAGAGGCCGGGCGGTGTGGTGTCCCCAGAGATTAGGGCGAACGCTAACTTGCGCATTGCCCTGCGCATGACCGATGCCGAGGAAAGCCAGGACGTAATCGATGCCAAAGATGCCGCCCTTATTTCGAAGAACACTCCGGGACGTGCGGTAGTAAGGCTCGGTTCGTCCTCGTTGATTCCGTTCCAGTCCGCGCGTGTTGGAGGGCGGTATATAAAGGCTGAGGACTTGGTAGATCACTCTGCCAAGGCGCCGTTCATGCGGTCGGTTCCGTTTGTGAAGTTGGGGGCCGCCCCGCCGCGTCGCCCCGAGGCGAAGAAAGCGCGCGGAGACGTAGCTGTTACGGATTTGAAGATGCTGGTGGATGCCATCGTTCAGGTGAACGAGCGGTTGCATTTTCCACCGCAGCGTGAGCCGTGGCTGCCGGCCTTGCAGGACAACATTGCGCTGGCCAGTTTGCCGCGGGTCGGTGGGCAGGGGATCCGCATTCCGTTTGCATTGGGCGATTACCCTCAGGCGCAGAAGCAGCACGCTGTGTCCATCGATGCGGCCTCGTTTGGCAACCTGTACATAGTGGGCACCTCCCGCACCGGCAAGTCCACTGCGCTGCGCACTATCGCCTTTTCTGCCGCTTCCTTGTATTCCCCTGCACAATGTCACTTTTACTGTATTGATGCGGGAAATGGTGCACTGGGGCCGCTGAAGGCTATGCCGCACGTGGGGGCCGTAGCTAACCGTGGGGAAACGCAGAAGATAGATCGGCTCTTGCGCAAGTTGGAGGCGGAGCAGGGGAAGCGTTCCGCCATGCTTTCTAGGGATGGCTATTCCAATATTGACGAATACAACCAGAATTTAGCCGAGGGCGAGGCCGCGATCCCGCACGTGTTTGTGCTGTTGGATTCTTGGGAAGGTTTTCATTCGACGTACGAAACTTACGACACGGGCACCATGTTGACGCGCATTCAATCCTTGATGCGGGAAGCCCCGTCAGTGGGTATTCACTTTATTGTGTCGGGTGACAGGGCGCTGCTGAGCGGCCGCATGTCTACGTTGGCCGAAACGAAGATTCTGCTGAAACTGGTGGAGCCTTCTGACTACACCTTGATCGGCATGAAGGTGCGCGAAGTTCCCGAGAACATGACTGAAGGGCGGGGGTTCCGCTCTGATGATTTGGCAGAGTTGCAGATTGCCACCATTGGCAAGGAGCTCAGCGGTCGCGAGGAGTCGGAGCGGATTCGTGCTTTGGGCACCAAGCTCCGCGAGAAGTATCTGGATTTGCCCAAGTCTCTTCGGCCTTTTGCGGTAGAGGAGCTGCCTACAGACATTTCTGTCGAACGTGTTTGGGAACGCGAAGAGGTCGAAGGGCTGCCTGAACCTGCTGACCTCAATTGGCCTCGACTGAGCTTGGGCGTCGGCGGAGACGACAACTCGCTCATCTCTTACGACCCGGTGGCTGTCCCCATGCTGCCTATCTACGGGTCTATTCAGGCTGGCAAGACGACCGCGCTCGCTACGGCAATCAACTCTGGGCTGCGGGCGGGATACCGAGTGGTGATTGTGGCCCCCAAGAGAAATATGCTGCATCGTTTTGCGGACCGGCCCGGGGTGGAACGGCTGATTACCCTGCCCACCGACTTTACTCGCGAGGCTTTGGAACCGTACGTCCTCGGCGCCGACGGCAGCCCCCAGCGCACGCTTATTGCGATAGACGACGCCCAGTTGCTGAAGGAGGCCCCAGCTGGTGACTGGCTGCGCGACATTATTGGTCGCTTGGATGATTCTAGAGCCAGCTTTGTGGTTGCTGGTGACACTGAACAATTCCCGATGGGCTTTAACACCTGGGGCGTGCGCGTGCGGGGGTTGAAGATGGGCATCCTGCTGCGCCCGGACGACGTGTTGAACCAGGATCTTATTGGAATTCGCTTGAAGAGGGCGCAGCTAAACAGTGAAGGCCCTGCGGGGCGCGGTTTTGTGCATATCGGGCGGCTGAATGAGGCCATGCAGGTGGCGTCTAGTGGCGCGACCACTAAGGAGAAGCGTTCATGA